Below is a genomic region from Bombus pascuorum chromosome 7, iyBomPasc1.1, whole genome shotgun sequence.
TACTTCGAATACGTTCCTTCCGAGATCCAAATtcctcgacgttcgttattcCACCGAAAGCTTCTCAATCGTCAGTCATCTCTCTACGCTTTACTCGTTTATGGACGAATGACCGCGATTCGGATCAGATTTGTCTCCTAGCATCTGAACATAAAACTTTCTCTCTACTACATACTAAATAAACGAGATCTTATTGGCGATTGTGTCGCCTCTTACCTCCTAGAAAAGAATCTTAATGCCGTAATCTTATTAACGCGGCGATAAAAGCGACGATACTGTGATGTAATATTTGGAGAATAACGCGGGTTAAAGGTTGTACAATAGACGGTGGGTCGTTGCAATACGATGCGTCGACGCGTAAAAGCTGCCGTCGTCGTTGCATGCGTTTTCTTGTCCGAGAGAGAAAGCACGTAAACGTCGTTTCGTACCGACAAAACGAACGTAGACGAATAACTTTAGTTCGGTCATGGCAAGTGTGGTAACCGTCGTTTGCGCGGTTTTCCGAATCCAGTGCGCTCGAGTCCGTCGCACGCTAGCCATTATCGTTACATAACCTATATACGTTCGCGTATTGCGGACCAATTCCACACGAGGAGAACACCTAGGACGGGACGATATGGGCGAAGCGAAAGGTTCGTCGCGATTTTCCAGTTATTCAAACGGTTGATCGGACGCGGTGTAAATATCTACAGTCTCGAAGGAATTTTgaacaaagaaacgaaaatagaTCTCGCGTCGCGTTCCATAGAACCAAGGACCAATCAGTTTCAGTCTCTCGGAGAGCGACCGCGTCTACGGAACATGGAAACTATAAAAATGCTTGTTCCCTCCTTTtctgcttttctttctttttatcaagcAGCAACTCCACCATAACTTTTCGCTAGATATCGTTTCATTGTTTACGCTCCTCTGGATACGAGTCGAATTTCCAGGAAATATTTTCGCGGATGGAAACATGGAAtggcagagagagagagagagagagagagttcgcGTTATCGCGAGTAAGACAACTCGGGGAACGATTAACGTTACCGAGAGTCGTGTCGAAGGGTAgaatatcttcttcttcgagaATAATACGTGGTCGAGATACTCGATGAACGCGTCCTATCGTGCGATACGGCACGGCTCTCGCGGCCGGAAACGCGAGCCGACGTGCGATATCATTTATTCCCGGGAATATCGCGCGCTAAGGCGTGGCGTTTCTCGAAAGgcagagaaataaaaaggcTGAACGAAGAAAGGCGCGCCAAGAGTTTATCAATCTGAAAATTTCGTACAGAAGTCTACTCGAAGCAAAGTGGTGACAGACAGGAAATGACTGTCACTGGAATCAGCTTGCGAAGGAAACGCTCAAAGAGGAAACGCAAAAGGGAGAAGACAAGTGCGAACGAGATAAGTTAGTCCGCGGTAGGGGTAGTGGTGCGTAATCGACATCGGTGCATCGGTGTGCTTTATTCCGAAGATTGGCATTCGTCGGATCTGAGAAAGGCGAGACTAAGATTCTCCTGTCGAGTATCTATTCGTAACGCGAGTCTGATGAATGCGAGCCGTCGCATCGCGCGTCACACGACCAATAGACGCGGACGAGCGAATGGATGGATGGATTATTTTTGGTCACGAAGATCCTCGTGGAGGGTAGTTGGCTCGAATTAGCCGTTCCAATAGAGGGTGCGCCAACAACTAGAGCAAAGGGGACGCCTTTTGCTATTTCTCTCGGCCTCTATCCCGATTAacgtttcgtttaaatttgCTAACCAGTCGTATAAAACTTCGAATAAATTGCTCTTGCGACTCTCGATCGTTTGTGTTTCAGCTCGTCGATTAATGGAAGAAAAGTCACTCTACGTACGTATACTGTATGTATATCGAGGATCGTTTTCTCGTTTTAGGCTTTCGATAAACCGAACCGAAGCTCTTGAAGAAAGCCGGGCAAGGTCGCAGAGTATTGGAATACAGGCGTCTACGCACGGCGAGTATCTACACACTGGCGAGTCGCCAACCGGCCGTCAATCGTGCCAAtcgtttcgtatatttttctaacgcGCATATTTTCACCTCGCGCCATTGTCACGAGAATCCTTCGGGGAAAAAACCGTGTTCTAGGAAGGGAACACCCGTTATCCTTTATTCCAATGAACCTAATGAACCTACAAATTagcttttcattttatcgagGTACCAACGTTAATCGGTATTACATACACGCGCGAACCATCGACGGTCGAATCGTTTCGCGTTGTATTCCTCCTGATCCCAATTCGGATATTCGAATAGCAGCGGACACGACTTCTTAAGTTCGCGCCTTCTTCGAgaacagtttttttttttttttttttttttttttggttattttacaatttgtccgtatggacatttggtaaagtgttatatcttattggtggagaaaaaaaaaataaaataaaaataaatatagcatgtgggtggctacccccagcggggtgccagcttcgttttttctaagttatatcttttatgtagaACAAAGTTACAcgtaatgttttattttatagcttGATTCACGATACAGCAAAATATCCTAAATTGAGCGATTACATAACGATAGCTGTACCGCTGCGAGAACTCTCGGCCGATTTTCTGCCTGGGACCGAACCAAGCTTTACCTCGTGTCCTTGACCCTGACCGACGTTTGTCATATCCTCTTCTCTTCATATTTTTCCCCAGTCACGGATCCAGTCGCTTCCCTAACAAAACAAACTTTCTCACTGTGTCGCATCGACCGATTTCGCAACGAAATTCGCTAAACAGACGATGATCATGATCGGTAATTACAATTTAGAGAGCTGTCGTCAATTTGGATTTCGACGACCTTTTAACACGCGTTGTAGAAATCAACAGTCTGAACAACATTTTGCTTCGCACGTTACTACCGGAAATTTTTAGTTCTcggatatttgaaaaaatccTACCGGTACCATTCCAGCGAATTTTGTCTGTATTGTGCGTCCGTGACAACGTATGCGTTGGTATTAGTTTGCCGGTTACCGCGAGGCAACCGGATAGAATGATACCCGGGCCTATAAaaactataaacaaaagataagaattAGGTTTGGTTTAGGCGTTACTTTATCCAGTCTCCGCGAAACACGCATACGCTGTACGAACGCACAATTATCATAGGCAGACTTCGCTGTAGTAGTAGAgacaattttttgtaaattcatCGAAAACTAAGACCGAGCGACGGTTATATGTACAGGAAAATGTCATTCGGAatcttatattaaatatgttaaattaCACGTCAcgtatattaaaagaattattcgttCAAGATGGCAGTaaactttctaaataattacctCAGAGTCACCGCACTTGTGGCCGCGTTATCATGGAGTTACATAATTTTGGCAATTGTCCAACTCGAGCGGAACAAGTCGTTCGGGTCAGAAACAAACGCGCGGTTGCGATCGCGTATGTGCCCGTGAACCGTCGTCGATGACTCACAGTgttaacgttattacgtactcgGAATCGTATTTAGACATAGATAATATAAACGATATGGATCGAGCGCAACTCGATCGATCGCGTTGTGCGACTTCTCGCGAAACAAACGCGAGATACGCTTCTGTGAAGAAGCATAGTCGTCGGAAGTATCAGGAATACAATGGTAATGGCAACGGCGACGACAACCGGGAAAAGAAGATGGCGCGCCGGATCGATCCGAGCGGTCAACGAGCAAACCGATCGAGACTCGAACCGTGAAATCGCGGCGACCGACTTGTTTTGTTCCTCGTTCGAGTTTACGCCTGAAAGGGAAATGTTTCGAGAAAACGCGGGGGTGGTGATGAGCGAGGGTCGAGCCGCGGCATGTCGTTCGGACGAGAAAACAGATCTCGTGAAAAACGAACGTTGCTTGGCTCGAGATCtctccgatcgatcgatcgatgggATCGACCCGTAGATCCGCCGGGGGTTGCCCGGGGCGAGAGCTGCGAGAGTTGCCATGACGACCAACGTTTGCCCCGGCACGGTCGTGGTCGCTACCTCCGCCGCGCTCCGAACCACCCACGCGGCTGCTCGATCGAACCCTTTCCGAATCCCGTCTTTCTAGCTAGCCGTTAGCCGGTACTCGCTTTTTCGCGTCTCTTCCGCTCGTCTACCAGTCGCGATCTCTCCGGGCCCACGACTACTTTTTCTCGACGATCTCGTTCCTTTTCTCCCGTTCTCGATTTCTCGAGAAGACGCGGTATCGCGTCGACTCGCTTCGCGCTGTCGCGACAGTCTGCCGAAAGCGGCTCTACATTCCGAGGATTGTCGTACGTTCACGCGTTAGCTCGCTCGCgcgaaaaaattataatcaataatgggtcgattatttttatcctaGCGAGCGACGTTGCGTCTTAATCCAATTAATCACATCCTCGTTAAGCGTACGGTGATCGCACTCCGACCTCTTCGCTATTCGACGTGCGATCGAAGGGTTAAGGACCGCGCTTCTTTCTTTATACGCGCCTCGCAACGATAACTTCGCATCGATTCCATCgacttttttcttcctcttctcggAACATCGTTGCACGCTACCGCGCTCTACTTTCGATATCTTTCTTCGCCGTCGGAAACACGATATCAGTTTGCGAGTGCGTCCAACGAAATTCAAGTCTTTGGGCAAAATAAAGGCTGCTAGTTCTCGAGAACGCCATCCCTTGCAACTAACAACGTAAtccagaaaaaaaaagaaataatttccaacTGTAAATTCAAGTGAAAATCGTAACCGCGAACGCGCGAGCTCGCCGGCTTTGTATCCTACGATGACTAGACAATGAAGATGAAACCACTGTATATAGCGTAGCGTAGCGGATCGGCCATTGTCCTGGTCGATTGTTTTCTCCTTACGTTTCTCGTTCGGCGTGTGTTCCTCTTTCGTCCAGGATAGCACAATGGAACGACGCACGTTTCGTGCCGCGGCGTTTTCTCCGAGTCGACGATTTTTTCGAAATGACGAACCTCGACTTTGCGAGTTTTTAATCGCCTTAACCCGCGCGTCTTCCGTTCGTCGCTGTGCTCTCTTTCGCGAAATATTGTAAACCGAAGTCCACTTCCCCTCTTTCTCTGCCTCTTTTACTACGATTCCCTGTATCTCAGAACCTAGCCACtggttcttttttcttcgctaACCGAGAAAGGTTAAACTTAGGCAGCAGGTGGCGCTGTGCCGCTGCGTCGAAAACAAGCGGGAGTTTTCACCCCTTCCGCGACCcgaatttcttctttccccTCGGATCGTTTTTGCCACCGATCGGAAACACATTTTCCTctcctccctttctctttgctttcctattttcttttttattcgcgCATCTTTAGCTTCTCCTTCGACTTTTCTTCTCATCGCGTAAAATTTCGCCGCTGCTCGAAGACAGATGCGTCATATCCATAATAATGATAAGCCGTAAAAGATAGACATAATTTTCTCCTCGAACGCTTTATCGAGAGAAATCTTCCAAGGTCACCGAGAGGAACGGTGTAGTTGATCGATAAAGTAGATTCGGGTTTCGAACGAAACTAAACAGACGATAACTTTGTGCGGTGTGCGCATCGAGGCGGACAAAACGAGCAACGTTGCAATGCCGCTGCTCGTGCATGCTCATGGTTCGATTCTCCTTCTGAAATTGAGCTTTTCCGTGGCGGCCGATCAGGACACAATCAGGACGATCTAAGTATATCCTTCTCTTGCGTTTTGTTTCAGATCTGTTGGGTCGCGTCGTCGAGGAATGGACAAGGTGCGAGGAGAACGAGCAACGTGTCGGCCTTCCACGCTAATCGGACGAACGGCGACAGGCTAGAAATTGGCGACAACAAGAAACGTTCGCGAGCTTGCGGAAACTTTGATCGGCTTGATCGCTCTAGGCTGGCTTGCTCGCGAAATGGATCGATTCTCGTCATCGCCGTCGATGACGTCGTCAGCGTCGTCGCCGTCAGCGCCGATGTCACCACCGCCGTGATCGAACGCGAGTCGAATTGGACGATCCTGGAACAGATCTGCAACCTCGAACGCGGCAGGAGGACAGCTGATTTTCGAAGTAAGACCCGCGCACCGTTGGCCGATCACCGTCGCGCACCATGTTTGGAACGAAACTGCGCACATGGATGGAAGCACATATCGTGCgatcgaaaaagaagaaggaccGAAAGGGCAAGGGGGAAAAGGGTTTCGACTCCAATTCCAATTCTCCTCGAAACGGGTCTCACAGGTCTCCCGCGTTGCACCAAGTGAGTATGTTTCCATGTCGACGGTACGAAACTCCCTCTTGGTGCTCTTTTGCCGCGACGGTCTCCTCTGTTCTCTCAAAGGTGAAAACGAGAATCGCGGAGCAAACGAGCGAAGAGACGTGCAACGGCATCgcgctctctctttctctcaccTTTTGCTTCCATCGACTCGCTTTCCTCTAGCAGCTATCCAATTAGAGACCGTATACCGGTCGTACACGGCAGTCGACTCCTCCGCTTTCGACCAGGCCGCTTCAACTTTCTTCCGTATCAGCCTTTCTGTCTCTCCTCGATTTCGGAAGAATCGTGACAACGGTTGCCGACTTTAGATCGTCTGGATTCGCAGGTTCATCCGGTAGATTCGCCGTCGAGGAACGTGGACGAAATTCGATTGCACGCAGAGGATGGTAATCGATGCGGTACTGTGACCGCGTCCTCTGGTACGTCGGCGGGCACCGGTAGCGTCAACCTCTCTTCTCCGGAAAGCGCCTACAGTACCGGATACTCGACGGACGGTACCTCACCCGGAACCAGTTATCCACCGGAATATTACATCAACATCAGGACAGGCACCCATTACTTTCAGAGTAACGCCAACGCCAATGCCGGCACAGCCACAGGCAACTACggtaacaacaacaacaacaacagtaGCAGCAAaaacaataacaacaacaacaacggcAGACCGAAGAAACCGAGCGATTCGTCGGATTTGCCGATCGCCTCCGCTTCTTTGGTCTCGGGACGCGGCAGACATGGAAGGTTCGAGGGCAACGTCGAACCTTCCGTCTCTGGCTGTGTCGCGATGTTCTCTACGGCAACCACGACGATGGACAAGTCGGGGAAAGACGTCGTTCGATCCAACGAGTACGGCAGGACGAGTAAGGTACGTATCCCGTTCGGGATCCGTTGTCGTTGGTCACGCAGCACCGATTCAACGGAGAGGAACAGACTCGCGTCTTCGTCCTTTTAGATATCGACTCGACGGACGTCGCAAAGTGACGCGATTCGCTTTGCCAAACAGATCGGCGATCGTCGTCCGGAAGAGGATCTCTCGGTACAGCGAACGGCGTTACCGAAGGAGAGGCGGACCGAGGAATCCTTCTCGGCCGAATCTTCGAGGAGCAACTTGACCGAGCCACCGCCTCCTTCCTCCATACCGCCGCCATTACTCTCACCGACCGTACAATCGCCGCGCGAACGCTCGCGAATCCGAACGAATCCGTGGCTGTCGGCCAACTCTTCCGGCTCGAGTACCACCACCGGCGGCTTCAAATCGAGATCGAATATCGACGATACCAGCAGCGGTTCCGGCCTGAAGCTCACGGAATCGTCAGGGAGCGCGAGTGACGTAAACGCGAGCAGTGCGCGAGTAGGACGAGCCAGAAGAGAACTGAAACAGGAGAGTCTGAGCGCCGGAAGGAGTCCGTTAGTATATCAGAGTTCTCTTTGCATCTCGAATTCCGCCATCGAAACGACACGATCGCCTTCCTTATTCGAATCCAAATCTTTCTCGTAGGATAAATCAAAATTGGAGAATAGCGTCTGGCATGGAGATTCGGCCAAAGATAGCTTTGTCCGTGCAAAGACGCAACAGCAGCagtagcagcagcagcagtagCGGCAGTAGCACCAACAGCAGCAGCTGCGACGGCGGTAGCAACGTAAGCAGCGTTGCCGGTAGCAACGGTACCGGCGGTAGTAGCAGCAACGACAACGAGGACGGAAATAGGAACGGCAACGAGAAGGAAAATGGAAACGGAAACGGTAATAGAAACGGTTCGTCCGCGTCGTCGATCACGCGAAGCGCCAGATCATCCGAAGACGATATCACCTTGAACGAGATGATGGGAAAATTCGACGAAAGTTACGTTTACGAGAAGGAGACGGACATTTTGTCGGACAGCGATCCGACCGATTGCGAGGACTACATCGAATCTCTGTCGGATCTGGACGCCGTTAGAGACGGCGCCGATGAAAACGATCCTCTCGGCAACGATGACTTCGACTATATCGACAACGGTTCGTTCCTCGATCTCGACAATCTCGATTGCACCGGACGTTTCACCAACACCGGACACTGTACTTATTTCGCGTTCGCCGGCGAACTCGCTCGACGCAGCAGCAGACTGCGAGAGTCGTTGATGAAGCGGAGGAACAGAGACGACGCGGCGACGGCGGCCGCGGCGGCGATGCTTCAGAGGTAAGGCGTACGTGCATGCGCAAATTCTATTTCCTGTCGGCGATGAAACGCGTCACGACTCTGTTCGCAGAACGATCAGCGCGAAGAATACCGCGAAGAAGCAAACGTCGCGACACAAGAAGCAACCAACGGACGAGAAGCAGCAGTCGAGCGAAAAACGGAAAAAGAGATGCTCTCAGCGCAGGAAACCGAATGTCGACAAACGCGATCCGAATACCACCGTAATAGGAGTCATTGGTCGGAATAACGAGCGTAACggtgacgacgacgacaacaacgacgacgacaacgacgacgacgacgacgacgacgaagaagaaacggcGGCGAACTTAAACCGCGTGCTGGTCGAGAGAATGCTGCTTAAAAACTCGGGCTTCAATCAGGGTAGTAGAAGCGTCGGTGGTACGCCGATTTGTTTGCGTCGCAAGAAACAAAATTGCGACGTGAACAAAAATTTGTCACCGCTGCGAACGACCGACGAACGATCGTCTGCCGGCCGGCTCGTCACCGGTGATCTTGATGTCGTCAAGAGACGTTCCAACTCGGTACGCGCGCGCGCTCTAATTTCTACTTATCTACGTATATCGGCCTATGCTACGTATACCGATTACACCGATATATCggtcctctttttttttctttcgatctaCAGGTGAGCTACGTGAACGGAAACCTCGTCAGGCGGCGGCTAACTACCACCGACAACAACACCTATATGACAACGTTCGCCTCCGAGATCGCTCTGATCGAGGCCGATAAGGAAGCGGACAAAAAGTATCGAGAATTGATCCTCGAGGCAGAAAACATTTTGGTGAACATGCAAAAGAATCAAACCAGCCTACCCGTCGTACCGTCACCCTCGCGAAAGTTTCACAACGGACTGACCAACAAACGGGTCGAACTGATCAAAAATACAGAGCTGAACATCGAACTTGCCCTCTCCAAGAGTAGGAACTCGCAGCCGGAATTGCAGAGTGGCAGCATCAAGGATCTCGAGCATACCAGTCCCAAGAGGCAGCAATTCGTTCAACCATGTTCCCCGATGCGACGATTCGTCGAGCGAAACGTTTCCCCACCGGTGCCCTGTACGACAGCGGCCACGTTCCAATCGAGCTCGATCAAATGCTCCATCGACTCTCCTCTCGCTTCGAGAAGAAAGGCGACGACGACCGTGAGCCAACGCCAGTCACCCGATAAAAGTATGCTTCGTTGCTCTCGGCCGAGAGTCTACGAGAATCAGGATCCCGACGATTACGACGGACGGCGAGTAAACGCGAGAATGGCCACTGCGTCCACGACCAATTCGCCATCGGCAGCGACGATGTTCAATTGCAACGGTATCGTCGGTTCGGATCAGTGCGCCACGCGCTCTCAAACTTCCCCTTATCTCGTCAACAGGCCTCGTTGCACCTTTCTAGCGCACACGGATTCTTTCCCCGGAGCAAGTCGAAGAGAACTTCGCACCTCGAGATCGTCGCTCAACGCCGTAACCAAGGAGGAGGGAGTAACGTCGAGTTCCTCGGACTCGGAGGAAAGATGCGACGTCAGGAGGCGAGCACCTCTGATGACTTTCAGGTTAGCGCGTCGAACGCTACATCCTTGACACCCACGTTCCCCCGTATCCGCCGATCTTGTTAGAGGCACCAGTTTCATACAACGCTCTTTTTCATCTTTGCAGGTCAGTCGATATGGGTCCCATAAAGGAAGGATCCTCCTATTGTCCGCAAAGCGAACCGGTCAAAAGGAAGGTGTACGCAGGCAGTGCTACCTACGGCAGGATACAAAAGACTTTAGGGGAGCACGTCACGTTGAGAAATTCGGACGGGGATACCGCCACCGACGATACCGGTAAGCAGGCCGTACGATGAGTCGCGACAAGTACACGCAACTATCTACGCTGTCCTTGTCGTTCACAGATGATTCGAGGAGATCTCTGAAAGAAAAAGTGGCCAGGCTTCGGCAAGAACGGTTGGCCGCAAACGCGTCCGTAAGCGCTCAGGATTCGCAGATCTTCCAGCATCGATTGTCCCGACTGCGAAGACAAATGCTGATGCAAACGATTGAGGGCCTGAAGCGAAGTCTCGAGGATCAGTCGGCGACTTTGAAGCAGACGTGTTTGGAACCGGTAATGACCGATCGAATGCCCTGAACCGATCGCGAAATCCTAAAGAATCGACATCTCCTCGTAAAATTGGCTCGCGATCGGCGAATCCGGCCGGTCGTGTCGCTGTGGAACAAtcacgacgacgacaacgacgacggcgacgacgatTCGCGCATCGAAGATCATCGAGCGACGAACAACTTAGGCGCGACACACGGTTACGCTCTTCGTCGTGTAACATTCCCGCCGAATTGTCACGTGCGATGCTCGCGAAACGCGTCGAGTCACCGTGAAACGACGATGATCGACGCGATCTAGCCGAATTTCTATCTATCTATTCGTTTAGAAGGGAATCGATCTATTTTTCTGCCTGTTTATACGGTAAGGATGTCAAAATtaagaatatgaaatattttctgggCATTGTTCTCGCGCTTTTTGCTCGACGtgtttaaaaaagattacGCCGCCGCGACTGTACGCGATCACCTTCGAGTCGTTTCAGGAAGAATCGCATCCGGTGGAACAAAGTCTTTTTCGATTCACTGTTCTTACGAGGAATATGCTCTTATcgcgatttctttttcttcgcctcttattttttcttttttcttttttttttttttttggaatttgttttttaactTAACGATCACAAACGATTCGCGTACTTTCACGGGCCTATTCGTAGATTAATTCTCGCGTCGACAGCATTCGCCGGTATCCCAATTTTCtcatacacatacatatattaactCGTAATGTTCCTATTTCTACTTCGTACTTGCTACTTCCGAAGATAAACTGTCAAAGTAAGAACGGACTAGGAGCAAAGTTGTCGTCGATTCCGTCGGTCGGTCGGAACAAACATTTCCCGTTAGTATACCAAAGATAATAATCTAGCACGGTAGTATAGAATCGTTTAGTTGATAATAGCATCATATGCTATATAGACGTTCGTAATATTAGAAAGCTACTActagaatattttcttctgggtttcgtagaaaaatgatattgatTCGCGTGGAGAAATCGTCGAGAGATCTTCCAAGATCGTCAGAATCGAATTCTTACCGTCGACGATCAGTTCGATTCTCCCTTCGTTCGATTCCTtgcgtaaaatataattctctcTCGCTGATTCGGCGTCGATGATATTCAACTCTGACGGTCTAATAGACGAAAAATACTTTCAGTCACGGTGATATTTTTCTGAGAATAGACTGATAGCGTTATCGACATATTATATCTTTAGACTTAAGTGTTCGAtgacaattatttctttgtgaTTTACATATACGTTTCGAGTTCTCTCTCGGTAAGAGACGACAATTCATAATACGCACACGATATTTATGTTTGTGTTAGATGTGCTAGAGACCATAGTAAAAGATGTTAGAGAACAATAGTGGTAGCGAATACTAGTACGCTAGCTAGTTAGCCAGTTATCGACTATACAATGtcgtaatatcgtttctttttttttttttttttctttctttctttcttgatCCTCTCTTGTGATTTATTTGCCCCGTTTCGTTGGGAACTGTGATCGCAACTTTCTTAGCCAGTTTTAAAGTTAACGCCGTAACACGTGAAATACCTATTAATTTCACAGTGAATCACGGTTGGCTCAGGTCAATTCATTCGCAACTTTTATACCCGATACGTGTGTATCTATATActcgtatacatatacacacatatatatatatatgtttaatttttccttcgagaagatttaatttctactttatttttactttatacaAGTAAACGAATATTGTTATCGTCATTGCCATCATCAACATCGTCGTCATCGTTATTATCATCATTGTCATTATTATTGCGACTATAATTTTCTTACGCGGAGATACTCGTTCCGATCTGAATTAACGTAAACGTGATACGTCGAGGTTATGCTGATACGTTACTACAAAAATTTCCTAACTGAATATTGTTGTTCAGTATGACGACTTTATATCGCTATTATCACCATCATCATCGTCATCATTATCATCATTATCGTTACTATTACTAgtactattattattgtttagcAGTATCATCGTCATCGTCTTTATGGTTTTCATTACCTTAACTAATTAAGTAGACC
It encodes:
- the LOC132908881 gene encoding uncharacterized protein LOC132908881 isoform X2 translates to MFGTKLRTWMEAHIVRSKKKKDRKGKGEKGFDSNSNSPRNGSHRSPALHQVHPVDSPSRNVDEIRLHAEDGNRCGTVTASSGTSAGTGSVNLSSPESAYSTGYSTDGTSPGTSYPPEYYINIRTGTHYFQSNANANAGTATGNYGNNNNNNSSSKNNNNNNNGRPKKPSDSSDLPIASASLVSGRGRHGRFEGNVEPSVSGCVAMFSTATTTMDKSGKDVVRSNEYGRTSKISTRRTSQSDAIRFAKQIGDRRPEEDLSVQRTALPKERRTEESFSAESSRSNLTEPPPPSSIPPPLLSPTVQSPRERSRIRTNPWLSANSSGSSTTTGGFKSRSNIDDTSSGSGLKLTESSGSASDVNASSARVGRARRELKQESLSAGRSPINQNWRIASGMEIRPKIALSVQRRNSSSSSSSSSGSSTNSSSCDGGSNVSSVAGSNGTGGSSSNDNEDGNRNGNEKENGNGNGNRNGSSASSITRSARSSEDDITLNEMMGKFDESYVYEKETDILSDSDPTDCEDYIESLSDLDAVRDGADENDPLGNDDFDYIDNGSFLDLDNLDCTGRFTNTGHCTYFAFAGELARRSSRLRESLMKRRNRDDAATAAAAAMLQRTISAKNTAKKQTSRHKKQPTDEKQQSSEKRKKRCSQRRKPNVDKRDPNTTVIGVIGRNNERNGDDDDNNDDDNDDDDDDDEEETAANLNRVLVERMLLKNSGFNQGSRSVGGTPICLRRKKQNCDVNKNLSPLRTTDERSSAGRLVTGDLDVVKRRSNSVSYVNGNLVRRRLTTTDNNTYMTTFASEIALIEADKEADKKYRELILEAENILVNMQKNQTSLPVVPSPSRKFHNGLTNKRVELIKNTELNIELALSKSRNSQPELQSGSIKDLEHTSPKRQQFVQPCSPMRRFVERNVSPPVPCTTAATFQSSSIKCSIDSPLASRRKATTTVSQRQSPDKSMLRCSRPRVYENQDPDDYDGRRVNARMATASTTNSPSAATMFNCNGIVGSDQCATRSQTSPYLVNRPRCTFLAHTDSFPGASRRELRTSRSSLNAVTKEEGVTSSSSDSEERCDVRRRAPLMTFRSVDMGPIKEGSSYCPQSEPVKRKVYAGSATYGRIQKTLGEHVTLRNSDGDTATDDTDDSRRSLKEKVARLRQERLAANASVSAQDSQIFQHRLSRLRRQMLMQTIEGLKRSLEDQSATLKQTCLEPINCQSKNGLGAKLSSIPSVGRNKHFPYTKSGSLKDSTECAPNNGYYFLPLYDKGEYVLKVDPPRGWSFEPTEILLVVDGITDACSKGKDINFTFKGFGITGRVTSLGSDSGPKGVTVSLYKESNKQVPVGTTVTMEGGIFYFTPIQPGQYVLVASHPTWMLKVNTVKVTVQEGNTELPNDSLVIYGYDVSGRVTSEEEAVSGVTFVLFGNGVARNCATTPISKDLESRKPLCHVSSDKSGKFMFPSLSPGEYKLVPCYVGAQTKFDVQPPELSFKVNHSSVLLRQGFKVTGFTVNGVVRTAINGDPLPGAKVLLSQKQIAITNEHGKYVFDNVKAGQYILKAESEDLLFNDKSLKISPNSPELPVLIPTAYKVRGKVSLSAERGSDHRKVSIQNTATTFVKEIGIDAITGEFSTYLTPDTYQLSVIVSAEERAKGLQFFPLQETIYVSSRPVGDINFLQLKATLTGTVKCLPEIDCSQASVTLKVLDGITIKTIQTKAGQYQFTDVLPGHYEVLIDNDVFCWANPSYRISITSERSELPPFEQTGFSVTFISSHDTTVEYSKADELKKLTLALNKGSTKHCVSEPGTYIFTPKSCHVYEKLSHTWDTNTVSPILLHSTEHSHIGNILSRSALDEIKVKIENAAGEVMILGPLKSTRHEDLYKYKFEFKAKTDNVYTITPLSNVLLFVPTSLKVLGVNDCQDDIATFVGDLGKIITGRINPPLGGVTVKIFGNDKAVPIHKVDTQEDGTYNIGPLDGKVEYSVTAEKNQFVITGPDSNGVFAAHKLAEIVVQVSDQADNVSLQGVLLSLSGEQSYRKNSITGENGKLIFDSLSPGEYYLRPMMKEYRFDPPSKMIKVVEGATVKIDLYGKKVAFSAYGSVTSLNGEPEAGLLVEVQGQGDCDNLQEEATTEENGSFRIRGLQPTCTYAFRLKPNAEVNAHIQRTSPTSTSIQTSSDIRGLRLITFYPIARTDVSVHVLSMQPEYYRTLKIKLCKEDTPDSPIHTSRLTTQQLSKVGSAYNAGFLVHLPPLQADGKKYFVQLESSLSHTLHKYRTIPFYFEANSSFKYVKLIFNAERKADHSDMNQTSVVALPFIILITIAFFNREKLWLWLNALIERWPKSAPISKTPVPAVPVDPRADDIIVEQIMNINKRKTKPRKL